Proteins co-encoded in one Euleptes europaea isolate rEulEur1 chromosome 1, rEulEur1.hap1, whole genome shotgun sequence genomic window:
- the CBX4 gene encoding E3 SUMO-protein ligase CBX4: MELPAVGEHVFAVESIEKKRIRKGRVEYLVKWRGWSSKYNTWEPEENILDPRLLIAFQNRERQEQLMGYRKRGPKPKPLVVQLPSFARRSNVLNGLQDPAMENRSKLDLSSSGKSQQHQYELNSKKHHQYQPNGKDSSIKHQSHSKGKYYYQLNSKKHHHYQPDPKMYEPHYQPGGKELQQGQACFDHSKSSLMSHSDKWSHGAAKSLLNPVKNLSSTEGKNGAEKNLSSGTGPPLPPPRDGGASNGIGGKMKIVKNKNKNGRIVIVMSKYMENGMQAVKIKSGEPPKKRVAEDRITKKGTEDRQESWKKHGEERWLTCDPKGKSGTKASQVPTEGGNSPQMTASPGKEPPVAEPQPLQLTTKPNVVPWSLESSQQEHSPATMGVNLSSSCSGSRKRCLSEPHGDKETGKKRLTSRSISTPTCLSPSVPERPEPPALPASQPEVILLDSDLDEPIDLRCVKARGDSETGLVQVKPETVLPPADKPVPEPQKQVEQFEAEAEEEDEEPVPEFKPFFGNIIITDVTANCLTVTFKEYVTV; encoded by the exons ATGGAGCTGCCTGCCGTGGGCGAGCACGTCTTCGCCGTGGAGAGCATCGAGAAGAAGCGCATCCGGaag GGCCGAGTGGAGTACCTCGTCAAATGGAGAGGGTGGTCCTCCAA gTACAACACGTGGGAACCGGAGGAGAACATCCTGGACCCCCGGCTGCTGATCGCCTTCCAAAACCG GGAAAGGCAGGAGCAACTGATGGGATACCGCAAGCGAGGACCAAAGCCGAAGCCTCTGGTTGTTCAG TTGCCCTCCTTCGCACGCCGCTCTAATGTCCTCAATGGCCTTCAGGACCCTGCTATGGAGAACAGGTCTAAGCTGGACCTCAGCAGTTCTGGGAAAAGCCAGCAGCATCAGTATGAGCTGAACAGCAAGAAGCACCACCAGTACCAGCCCAATGGCAAAGACAGCTCCATAAAGCATCAGTCACACAGCAAAGGGAAGTACTACTACCAGCTGAATAGCAAGAAGCACCACCACTACCAGCCCGATCCCAAGATGTACGAGCCTCATTACCAGCCAGGCGGAAAGGAGCTACAGCAAGGGCAAGCCTGCTTTGATCACAGCAAAAGCTCCTTGATGTCTCATTCAGACAAGTGGTCCCACGGTGCAGCCAAAAGCTTGCTGAACCCAGTGAAGAACCTGAGCAGTACAGAAGGAAAGAACGGGGCAGAGAAGAACCTGTCTAGCGGCACAGGGCCGCCGCTTCCACCACCCCGGGATGGCGGGGCCAGCAATGGCATTGGGGGCAAAATGAAGATTGTCAAGAATAAGAACAAGAATGGCCGTATTGTGATTGTCATGAGCAAGTACATGGAGAATGGCATGCAGGCCGTGAAGATCAAGTCCGGAGAGCCACCCAAGAAGCGAGTGGCTGAGGACAGGATTACTAAGAAAGGGACCGAGGACAGGCAGGAGTCCTGGAAAAAGCATGGGGAGGAGAGATGGCTGACCTGTGATCCCAAGGGGAAATCTGGGACTAAGGCAAGCCAGGTCCCTACCGAGGGTGGAAACAGTCCCCAAATGACTGCTTCACCAGGCAAAGAACCTCCtgttgctgagccacagcccctacagCTTACCACCAAGCCAAACGTAGTCCCGTGGTCCTTGGAATCTAGTCAGCAAGAGCACAGCCCTGCCACGATGGGAGTGAACCTCTCCTCCAGCTGCAGTGGATCCCGGAAACGCTGCCTTTCGGAGCCCCACGGGGACAAGGAGACTGGAAAGAAACGCCTCACTTCCCGGAGCATCAGTACTCCCACCTGCTTAAGCCCTTCTGTCCCTGAGAGACCCGAACCCCCTGCCTTGCCTGCCTCCCAGCCAGAGGTCATCCTGCTGGACTCGGACTTAGACGAGCCCATAGACTTGCGGTGTGTCAAGGCTCGGGGGGACAGTGAGACCGGCCTGGTGCAGGTGAAGCCAGAAACCGTGTTGCCCCCAGCAGACAAGCCTGTGCCAGAGCCTCAGAAGCAGGTGGAACAGTTTGAGGCTGAGGCAGAGGAAGAAGACGAGGAGCCCGTGCCCGAGTTCAAACCTTTCTTTGGGAATATAATAATTACAGATGTGACAGCAAACTGCCTGACTGTGACCTTCAAAGAATATGTAACAGTGTGA